The Phoenix dactylifera cultivar Barhee BC4 chromosome 12, palm_55x_up_171113_PBpolish2nd_filt_p, whole genome shotgun sequence genome has a window encoding:
- the LOC103718141 gene encoding LOW QUALITY PROTEIN: DNA-binding protein S1FA (The sequence of the model RefSeq protein was modified relative to this genomic sequence to represent the inferred CDS: substituted 1 base at 1 genomic stop codon): MDEGGHVMINKEDEGAKXLNPGSIVLLVVGVLVLLFLVDNYALYMYAQKTLPPNKKKPVSKKKMKKERLKQGISALGE, from the coding sequence ATGGATGAGGGGGGACATGTTATGATCAACAAGGAAGATGAGGGGGCAAAATGATTAAACCCAGGATCGATCGTTCTGCTTGTAGTCGGGGTACTAGTGCTGCTTTTCCTTGTTGATAACTATGCTCTGTACATGTATGCACAGAAGACCCTTCCACCAAATAAGAAGAAACCTGTTTCcaaaaagaagatgaagaaggagaggCTCAAGCAGGGAATTTCCGCTCTAGGAGAATAA